TACCCAATGGATGTTTGAAGGATATTTATACCAAAGTGGATTTCTCTAACTATGGGTGTGAATTACTATTTTTGATCTACACGCAGCATTAATTCCATAAAagttacaaaaagtgttttctagAAAAAGGATTCTTTAGTTATTCAATCTTAACATGATTCTTTCCATTTACCAGTTACCATGTAATAATGTGTTGACTGAGTTTTTGaccataataataaataatacaaaactgACCTCACCTTGGTGGATGCTTTTCCCCCTAATCTGTTAATATTTTGGTCACGTTTTTGTCATCCAGAGTTGCATCTTTGGAAACAGCCTGATTTACAGTTCATCACTGTGTCCAATGAGTCTCTACTATCATTTTAGTATCAGGTAAAGACAGTTAAtatatcaaatgaaaataaatttaCAGAAGAAAGGACAAAAACTAAAACTTGATAAAAGTAAGAATTTACATAGTGTGAAGACAGCAATGCTAGGAGACAAATCTATACTACAGGTGTTGTCTTGTGCGCACCTACAGTAGAGTGTACTCAGTCTCTGATTATATTGCCAATGTAaatcagtggtggaatgtaacaaagtacatttactcaagtattgtacttaaggACTATTTTTCCatgcttgtactttacttgagtatttccatttaatgctaaatgtacttttactccgcTACATTTCGGAGgcaagtattgtactttttgctcTACTACATGTATTAAATACTAAAAGTTTTTGACTACTTTGtacatgaaaacacaatgtGATGCAATACGTTAGCTTTTTATATGCACAGTAAAAGTATCCAAAATTGGCTCCACATTGCCAAacttcaacattaaaatgatttgaaatgtacattaatttgctactgataaaaacaaaataatattattctACAACACTGTAGAATAGATCCATTCTGCTAaattagtacttctacttttgatAAACAAAGTACATTTGACTGTTAATACTtctgtatatattattaaattCATGATGTTTACTTGTATTGGAGTATTTCAAGACCACAGTAATTCTACTTTCAATTAAGTAGAGGCcttgagtactttttccaccactagGGGAATTGCAAATTGCCTCATGCAAATAAGTCTTGAATGACCTCTTCAGACCTCTGTTAAAACAACAGTTAAATAACTTGATGTAATCTCAATATCTGCTCATTTAAAGTCACCTATGAGTCAAATGTAAGGCTTCTAAAAcgtttcaaattaaaaaataaatatttaaaagatcattttaattgATCCATTTCTCTAATCAgtggaagaaaaacatgttatcaataaaaataatgccCTGTTTTCAAACACACATAGGAAAagttttatctttaaatgtctaccatatataaataaaaatcactTAAAACATGATGTACACATTTTTCTTCCCAAGTAGTTTTGTTGTCAGTGCTTTGTGCCAATGGATTAGGGTTTCCAGTTTTGTTTGAATTCTGCCGTCCAACATGCAAAACCTGCCACACCCAATTAAAGTCACATCCTTTCATTATTTGACAGCTTCAGAGTCACCTAGACGGTGCCCAGCTCCATCaggtaaaatatatttgtagtAATGGTCGTTTATAAGTTTAATGGCAGGCAGTAAATGTGAATTTAAAAGTATAAGATGAATAGAGAAGTGGGGATTCTGCGGACAAAAATGATTGATTTGAACTTTGTCTGTTTCACAGCCATGGtagtttttgtaaatgtatatttatcatAATATCAGAGGCATCCTGGGTCCTTCTGAATGTCACCAGCTGGtttgtgttaaaaaacacatacagtatactaaatgttgtatttatctGTCATCTAGTATTGTGCTTGTACCAATAGACTTCATCAAGttttaagttgttttattttgtaagcctATCATTAACATACTTCACTTTGTGTAATACTCGCATAATGTATAGCTATCAGTTTAGAAATTGAATTTTACTGTACTATAAGGACATAATTCACCATTGTCTTTGATTTCAACAGCAATATGCTTATGTGCCTTTTCTTTCCTATGTTTTAAAATTTAGTTTGttgttcatctttattttctcctctaaaatgtatacagtataaatgCGAGGACAATGTTCCTTCTTtgactgcattttattttggcCAATGTTGCcacctttttttcaaaaagttctCTTAATAACAGGAGAAGAAATGATTTGCCAGTGGCTGTTCTGCTTTTAATATGTCAAAGCCGAGCCCAGTTCATTTTCATCCAAATAAGTCATGCAAAGAGCTTCGAAAACCAAATCAAATTATCTACACAAAGTCCAATCTAGTGCAATAATTACGTTTTTAGGCAAGGGCTCCAACTGAATAAGTGGTAAGAGATTTACAAAATTAGCTTTTTGTTTACCACAagtgttttttgcttttgtcaCAAAGTAGACACTTCACAGGTGATTTAAATACCCCAGATTTGAATCACACAGAGTCAAGTTCtttggtttataaaatgtattttacaagttttaaaaacatgaaatagcAAAAATATACATTGAATTGTTTCCTATTGTAGATTAAAAAGGATCACAATAAAATACTCCAAAGATTATAATAGATAAAACGAAGGGATCAGGGCTTTACCCAGCTACTGGCCATAgacgaggagagagagggagagagggagagagaggtgtgaGAGAGGTGGTGTCCGTGTGTGCCTTCAGTTACCAGCACTCTCTTCCTGGTCGAGAAGTATGAGGGGCCGTTTAGGCCATAACTATGAGGGGCCGTTTAGGCCATAACACACTGGAATTCTCTCCCCTTCCCACTGAAACTGtctctgcacactgaaaaaatatttcacGGCACACTGGAAATAACTTTCATATATATTAATGGGTGTCAAAACACACTGGAATACTTGCCTCCACACTGTAGAATTgcacaataaaagcacaagagagagagagagagagagagggagggggggtttgtgtgtgagagagggggggagggcgCGAGAGCATTTTTCAGTGTAACCGGAAGGCATTTCAGTGCGTCCGGAAGACCATTAGACTAGTAGGCCTAGTGAGAAGAACATGACATTTCAGCGTTATTTcattgcatatttttttgtgtttcaataTGAAGGTGcaacttttttatattttgatcagTCTGCAGGCCTTATTCGTTATTGGCAATCGCGAGTACAtcgtttattttttttatttatttaaaaaggtttagagaaaaaaataaaataaagtcttaTAATGAACTAAAACAAGTTAATCGAGGAATTCATGGAGTGCTAGGTCATGAAGACAAGTTATGGCACAGATATTAACAAGGTCCGGCGCAATGCCAAAAAGCGAGGCTATTCCTTGCCAGTTAAGCCCAAGACCCATGCGCAACTCTATCTGTTCTGCTGTCAAATCGTACCGTGGGCGACCAGTGCCGCTTCTATTAATAGGTGGTACAATGGTCATTTCTCTCGGAAGATCGTCATCGACCTGTTGCAGAACAGCCATCATGCACTGATATAATTGTTCAAGTAAAATTGTACACGGTCTTCCCTCCAATGTATCATGTTGCCGTACAATGTTTGTTATGTGGAATATTGTCCTAGCATGGGCTTCAAGTTCACGAAAACACCTCACATTTGGATATACCTGAATTATTTCGAGACAATGTAGAATTTGCGAAAATATCTCAATAACATCTTCGTTGTTTGACCTAACTGATACGTGACATGCGAGGAAAATTATTAGGcctacaatgatctgtttgtgCATCATTTTATGCTTTTGTCGTAGGCTACCTGAACTCGTACAACGTACAATGAACCTGTTATCGTCTAATGGCTTTCCGGACGCACTGACATGCCTTCCGGTTACACTGAAATGCCTTCCGGACACACTGAAAAATGCTCGCGCGcttccccccccaccccccctctctcactctctcacacacacacacacacacacacacacgcacacagacattctctctctctctctctctctctctctctctctctctctctctctctctctctctctctctctctctctctctcactcactcactcactcactcactcacttgtGCTGTTATTGTGCAAATCTAGTGTGGAGGCAAGTATTCCAGTGTGTTTTGACACCCATTAATATATATGAAAGTTATTTCCAGTGTGCCgtgaaatattttttcagtgtgcagagaCAGTTTCAGTGGGAAGGGGAGAGAATTCCAGTGTGTTATGGCCTAAACGGCCCCTAAGGCAGCGCTGGGGTGACGATGTGCGTGTTTGTCGTTGCAGCATTAGATTTAACCGCTCGTACTCCCGACAGTCTCGTCGTTCCGTTTCAAAGCGTCGTACCGTCTTGAAATCCGATTTCCTGCACGCCTGCACCACGTCAGGTCCTTAtctcgtctcgtctcgtctggtcctctctctctccttctcccggAGTCTTGTATTAGATCAGTCTTAATTATGCGATGGCTTCAGGTGCGTCCTCGGGTGTCTCACCAGTGTCCCAAATAGCCTGCCAGGtgaatcaaacagaaaacaaaaacaaaaacaaaagcactgcaCTCCAATAATATTTAAGACACAACACCACAActcatattataaataaaacatgcatacacAAGTCACTTACTACTCTCACTGTGtgttgccatctagtggacacgAGAGAGTTAACAATCTATCAACaaattgatatggtcttgcttaatgtacctattgaaTCGGTCCCATTTAATCATTATCAGACAAAATTTGCCCCcctgagatttttttcaggagccgccactgctCAGGTGTCTCATCGGTGTCCCAAATAGCCTGCCAGGtgaatcaaacagaaaacaaaaacaaaagcaccgCACTCCAATTAAATTTAAGACACAACACCACAActcatattataaataaaacatgcataaacTGGCTTTCTGGCTGCACTTTGTGACACTTTGCTCTGATTTTGTGTTACAGGTTAATTGTTCACTGTGTGTAGTTCAATTTATCCAACATCCGATGGAAGCACAACCTGAGAAAGACTGGAGCAGTGATCTCTTTGACTGCTTTGAGGATGCAAGTACATGTAAGAAATAAAACCATGacttaaaccttttttaaatcatttttgcaaTATCAAACCCTTATCCAGCAAGTAACTCTGTTAGTGTATCTCCCTGTTGTTTTTCAGGTTGCTATGGTTTCTGGTGTGGCCCTTTTCTTGCCTGCACTGTTGCAGGACGGTTTGGTGAGAACCGTTGTCTCCCATTATGTGACACAGCCTGCGGCATGCCTCTGTGTGTGCCTCCTGCAGTCCTGGCTGTTAGGGTTGCCATGCGAAACAGATACCATATCAAGGTAGGATGCTTCTACGCCTATATGTACTAGATTTCACAAGACACATTTCATATAAGTAAAGCAGTTTACAacttacaaaaacaaacttttttttggttGCTTCTCTGCAGGGTTCTATCTGTAACGACATATTAGTGTCCCTTTGCTGCCAGTGGTGCTCCTGGTGTCAGATGCATCGTGAGTTAAAACATCGCAATAAAACCCCCAATTTCATCGTGGTGCAAAATCAACCCATTGTACAAATGCAGCCTGCTGCAATGATGATGGTTCCCCAAGCTGGTTTTGTGAGCCAACCAGGAGTCACCGTGATATCACACTGAGCTCTATGGATTCTCATGTGTCTGCTGGGCCTAGTGAAGGAAGTTCAGCTCAGGCTGCTGTTGATTTTGTAACACcgttttttaaagtgtaatcacttaaaaaaaactaaatgcaatCGCTTTGAattgtgtctctgttttgtcAGAGTATTGAGTGTAAGTTTCTTAACTATAATGACAATCATTGTTTAAAATTTCTCAGGAAAATTACTTTGCATGTATTGTGTCAAGGATAGGATAAAGAATTTTCATTCCACCAAAATGATTTGAGTGTGGTCTAAATAAAGGAATTAATAAAGTTGTAGAATGAGGAATAAAGTACTACTCAGCATCTTCATTGTAAATGCGGTTCACCCTAAAGGCCAACAGAGGGCACTCTATGATCAAAATTGATTGCCAAAAGACTTCATCGATTACAAAAGAGGATACACccaggggtgtagtgggcgttggacgcgggggtacgccgtccacccacttctcccgacgtgatatataaaaaaataataaatataaaatagcttaggctacaactaaaaaaaaaattaaaaaaaatagcttacaactcaaatgtcaatccggagatattggcaatggtgagaacaacctacataggctacataagacatccccagtatctgtccgtgacctatattggctacgacatgaacataacatgaacattcgataatcgtcatcaacctgagacttaaaacaagacaaaaaaaaacaacgagaacgtggatgtgatgtgtagcctattttgatttcagtgtggttagtgtagttattaaaatgtcaaatcgacagaaaagtattgatttttattttcggaaagatgtcagcaatgaaattcaggagccagagacgttgactgagccacaagccagcaccaccaccgaAGTTCCCACATCTTCTGCTAATGCTAGCGCGGAGGTGGTGGGGAGCTCCCATATTTCTATGGGGAGCTCCGACAGCTCACCGTTCGCGATCTGGACTGAGgagatgtggaagagaaaaaaggaggcctaTCCCTGGATCGACGCAAAGGACGGGAAACTGGGCTATAtgacacctgtgtgtatttctgcatgttaagctgaatatatgtatggctttttgggtgggagtgtgtgtgtgtgtgtgtgtgtgtgtgtgtgtgtgtgtgtgtgtgtgtgtgtgtgtgtgtgtgtgtgtgtgtgtgtgtgtgtgtgtgtgtttggggggtgacgtcacaaatagcgtaccctcacttaaaaaatccccactacaccactggATACACCCATCCATTGCAATCATCTTCTTTGGTAAACTAATAGTGTAATACTCCAAACTTCTGCAATAAAATGGACTAGCCAAAGATCATAAttcatacataaacatattCTTAGTGATGATGGCCGTCTCGTTTCACATAAGCATTGAGCACAATGTGCAGcgaacttttttcttttcttcttttcctgttttcttgGTGCTGTTCTCGTTTTCTTTCCTTACTGAGGACGGTtaagccatcatgaatccaaagtttcgtacaaatataaaaaatattattcaaaaaaTATGTTCTGACAGGTTaacaaatgttttagttttatttggtCATCGCTGACGTTAAATTGACCGGACTTTGTGCAGATTGATATGACGCAGGGCCGCCCCTCCCTGCGTCATATCAATGAGTGCCCTACGCAGTGTAGGGCCTCACATTGCGCTGGGGGCCTCATATTATGCACGCTAAATTTGCCCCGCCTTGAGacgagaaaaaaacaacaagaagttCGAGCTTCAACCGAAGGTGGGTATTTCGTATAGGTGGAATGTAGCTTTGGCCATAACATAAACTTCAGCTGCAATTCAGGTCATGAAAGGCAGTCTCTGTATAGCCTATAGGT
This DNA window, taken from Eleginops maclovinus isolate JMC-PN-2008 ecotype Puerto Natales chromosome 9, JC_Emac_rtc_rv5, whole genome shotgun sequence, encodes the following:
- the LOC134869185 gene encoding cornifelin homolog B-like isoform X2; this translates as MASGASSGVSPVSQIACQVNCSLCVVQFIQHPMEAQPEKDWSSDLFDCFEDASTCCYGFWCGPFLACTVAGRFGENRCLPLCDTACGMPLCVPPAVLAVRVAMRNRYHIKGSICNDILVSLCCQWCSWCQMHRELKHRNKTPNFIVVQNQPIVQMQPAAMMMVPQAGFVSQPGVTVISH
- the LOC134869185 gene encoding uncharacterized protein LOC134869185 isoform X1 — translated: MQNLPHPIKVTSFHYLTASESPRRCPAPSDKICPPEIFFRSRHCSGVSSVSQIACQVNCSLCVVQFIQHPMEAQPEKDWSSDLFDCFEDASTCCYGFWCGPFLACTVAGRFGENRCLPLCDTACGMPLCVPPAVLAVRVAMRNRYHIKGSICNDILVSLCCQWCSWCQMHRELKHRNKTPNFIVVQNQPIVQMQPAAMMMVPQAGFVSQPGVTVISH